A single region of the Microlunatus panaciterrae genome encodes:
- the rpsA gene encoding 30S ribosomal protein S1: protein MTSSLEAPPQVAIDDFGSPEAFLEAIDATIKYFNDGDIVTGTVVKVDRDEVLLDIGYKTEGVIPSKELSIKHDVDPFDVVSVGDEIEALVQQKEDKEGRLILSKKRAQYERAWGTIEKIKEEDGVVTGHVIEVVKGGLIIDIGLRGFLPASLVEMRRVRDLQPYVGMELEAKIIELDKNRNNVVLSRRAWLEQTQSEVRQNFLTQLQKGQIRKGVVSSIVNFGAFVDLGGVDGLVHVSELSWKHIDHPSEVVEVGTEVTVEVLDVDMDRERVSLSLKATQEDPWQAFARTHQIGQIVPGKVTKLVPFGAFVRVEEGIEGLVHVSELAERHVEIPEQVVQVNDDVMVKIIDIDLERRRISLSLKQANEGVDAGAEDFDPTLYGMSASYDDQGNYLYPEGFDPETGEWLEGYDEQRAAWEQQYAEAHARWEAHKKQVEEAEAAEGAAAEGSSYSSASTAGSEPAAATGTPQAPEGSLASDEALQALRDKLTGGN from the coding sequence ATGACGTCCTCCCTTGAGGCACCACCGCAGGTCGCAATCGACGACTTCGGATCGCCCGAAGCCTTTCTCGAGGCTATCGACGCAACCATCAAGTACTTCAACGACGGTGACATCGTCACCGGCACCGTCGTCAAGGTCGACCGTGACGAGGTCCTCCTCGACATCGGCTACAAGACCGAGGGTGTGATCCCCTCCAAGGAACTCTCCATCAAGCACGACGTTGACCCGTTCGACGTGGTCAGCGTGGGCGATGAGATCGAGGCCCTGGTCCAGCAGAAGGAGGACAAGGAAGGTCGGCTGATCCTCTCCAAGAAGCGGGCTCAGTACGAGCGCGCCTGGGGGACGATCGAGAAGATCAAGGAAGAGGACGGGGTCGTCACCGGCCATGTCATCGAGGTCGTCAAGGGCGGCCTGATCATCGACATCGGTCTGCGCGGCTTCCTGCCCGCCTCACTGGTCGAGATGCGCCGGGTCCGCGACCTCCAGCCGTACGTCGGAATGGAGCTCGAGGCGAAGATCATCGAGCTGGACAAGAACCGCAACAACGTGGTGCTGTCCCGGCGGGCCTGGCTGGAGCAGACGCAGTCCGAGGTGCGGCAGAACTTCCTCACCCAGCTGCAGAAGGGCCAGATCCGCAAGGGCGTCGTGTCCTCCATCGTCAACTTCGGCGCGTTCGTCGATCTTGGCGGCGTCGACGGCCTGGTGCACGTCTCCGAGCTGTCCTGGAAGCACATCGACCACCCGAGCGAGGTTGTCGAGGTCGGCACCGAGGTCACCGTCGAGGTGCTCGATGTCGACATGGACCGCGAGCGCGTCTCGCTGTCGCTCAAGGCCACTCAGGAAGATCCGTGGCAGGCATTCGCCCGCACCCACCAGATCGGCCAGATCGTGCCCGGTAAGGTCACCAAGCTGGTTCCGTTCGGTGCTTTCGTGCGGGTCGAGGAGGGCATCGAGGGTCTGGTGCACGTCTCCGAGCTCGCCGAGCGTCACGTCGAGATCCCGGAGCAGGTCGTCCAGGTGAACGACGATGTGATGGTCAAGATCATCGACATCGACCTGGAGCGCCGCCGGATCTCGCTGTCGCTGAAGCAGGCCAACGAGGGTGTCGACGCCGGAGCCGAGGACTTCGACCCGACCCTGTACGGCATGAGCGCGTCCTACGACGACCAGGGCAACTACCTCTACCCGGAGGGCTTCGACCCGGAGACGGGCGAGTGGCTCGAGGGCTACGACGAGCAGCGCGCCGCCTGGGAGCAGCAGTACGCCGAGGCGCACGCTCGCTGGGAGGCGCACAAGAAGCAGGTGGAAGAGGCCGAGGCAGCCGAAGGCGCGGCTGCCGAAGGTTCCTCCTACTCGTCCGCCAGCACCGCAGGCAGCGAGCCGGCGGCTGCCACCGGGACGCCGCAGGCACCCGAGGGTTCGCTGGCCTCCGACGAGGCTCTGCAGGCGCTGCGGGACAAGCTCACCGGCGGCAACTGA
- the coaE gene encoding dephospho-CoA kinase has protein sequence MLRVGLTGGIASGKTAVSELLHRHGAVIIDADLLAREVVAPGTPGLAAVVERFGPAVLADGALDRAALGKIIFSDAAARRDLEKIIHPAVRHRAAELERQAPVDAVVVHVIPLLVETGQQDGFDLVVVVDVDPEVQLARLLERGGLSAEQAGARIAAQASRQQRLAVADVVIDNNGSPSRLERRVAELWASLRSPATGEGFAKT, from the coding sequence ATGCTGAGGGTCGGACTGACAGGGGGCATCGCCTCGGGCAAGACAGCGGTGTCGGAGCTGCTGCACCGCCACGGTGCGGTGATCATCGACGCTGACCTGCTGGCCAGAGAGGTGGTGGCACCCGGCACCCCGGGGCTGGCTGCGGTGGTCGAGCGGTTCGGGCCAGCAGTGCTCGCCGACGGGGCCCTGGACCGGGCCGCACTGGGCAAGATCATCTTCAGCGACGCCGCGGCTCGACGCGACCTGGAGAAGATCATCCACCCGGCGGTCCGGCACCGCGCGGCCGAGCTGGAGCGGCAGGCGCCGGTCGATGCCGTCGTAGTGCACGTGATCCCCCTGCTGGTGGAAACCGGTCAACAGGACGGCTTCGACCTGGTCGTGGTCGTGGACGTGGATCCTGAGGTGCAGCTCGCCAGGCTGCTGGAGCGCGGGGGTCTCTCGGCCGAACAGGCCGGCGCCAGGATCGCCGCCCAGGCGTCCAGGCAGCAGCGGCTCGCGGTCGCCGATGTGGTGATCGACAACAACGGCTCCCCGTCCCGGCTCGAGCGCCGGGTGGCCGAGCTGTGGGCCAGCCTCCGCAGCCCGGCCACCGGCGAGGGCTTTGCGAAAACGTGA
- a CDS encoding PrsW family glutamic-type intramembrane protease yields the protein MPRGVGQRPQTYRVALVIALTVALLAAIFGAMPIAVLVAAFAIPVVYIVYIYDVNLWEDEPIPVTALAFVLTGALTIAFTIVWRMLAGNAVPITGLGGETISAPTIGGFLIMALLVPIIGEAIKQVGPIILASRPEFDDLMDGLTFGVISGVAYATFDTLVKHWDLLTGGLVAQDPGQWVSLIFLEGFVKPLLFGTATGIACAEYSGLGKGYDGFTPRYYRGLAEAIVANIAYQAGAYLFSFVSNSATGIFLSILWGIIILGILILRIRNVLHVGLMEAALERSARQGGLGAAGELQFCAQCEMPLLEHAAFCNACGTAVRVTPKSHRVKVLAATGAGPAGAHAAGTAGAAEDTLAQQPPPTVGSEQPSTPTAQPHTAAEDTAQDTFRNDEEGRA from the coding sequence ATGCCGCGCGGGGTCGGACAGCGCCCGCAGACCTACCGGGTCGCCCTGGTCATCGCGTTGACCGTCGCCCTGCTGGCGGCGATCTTCGGCGCCATGCCGATCGCCGTGCTGGTGGCTGCCTTCGCCATCCCGGTGGTCTACATCGTCTACATCTACGACGTGAACCTCTGGGAGGACGAGCCCATTCCGGTGACGGCGCTGGCCTTCGTCCTCACCGGGGCACTCACCATCGCCTTCACCATCGTCTGGCGGATGCTCGCCGGCAACGCCGTTCCGATCACCGGGCTGGGTGGGGAGACCATCTCGGCCCCCACCATCGGAGGCTTCCTGATCATGGCCCTGCTGGTGCCGATCATCGGCGAGGCGATCAAGCAGGTCGGCCCGATCATCCTCGCCAGCCGGCCCGAGTTCGACGACCTGATGGATGGCCTGACCTTCGGTGTCATCTCCGGCGTGGCGTACGCCACCTTCGACACCCTGGTCAAGCACTGGGACCTGCTCACCGGTGGCCTGGTGGCACAGGACCCCGGTCAGTGGGTCTCGTTGATCTTCCTCGAGGGCTTCGTCAAGCCGCTGCTGTTCGGTACAGCGACCGGTATCGCCTGCGCCGAATACTCAGGCCTGGGCAAGGGCTACGACGGCTTCACGCCGCGCTACTACCGTGGGCTGGCCGAGGCGATCGTGGCCAACATCGCCTACCAGGCAGGTGCCTACCTGTTCTCGTTCGTGTCGAACTCGGCCACCGGCATCTTCCTGAGCATCCTCTGGGGCATCATCATCCTCGGCATCCTGATCCTGAGAATCCGCAACGTGCTGCATGTGGGGCTGATGGAGGCGGCGCTGGAGCGGTCGGCCCGCCAGGGCGGCCTCGGTGCCGCCGGCGAGCTGCAGTTCTGTGCCCAGTGCGAGATGCCGCTGCTGGAGCACGCAGCCTTCTGCAACGCGTGCGGTACGGCCGTCCGGGTCACCCCCAAGTCCCACCGGGTCAAGGTGCTGGCAGCTACGGGAGCCGGCCCAGCCGGGGCGCACGCTGCCGGTACGGCCGGAGCTGCCGAGGACACCCTCGCCCAGCAGCCGCCACCGACTGTGGGGTCCGAACAGCCCAGCACCCCGACAGCACAGCCGCACACAGCGGCCGAGGACACCGCTCAGGACACGTTCCGCAATGACGAGGAGGGCCGGGCATGA
- the uvrB gene encoding excinuclease ABC subunit UvrB, which produces MRPVHELQRRVAPFRVESDFDPSGDQPAAIADLERRINAGEQDVVLLGATGTGKTATIAWLAERLQRPMLVMQPNKTLAAQFANELRQFFPKNAVEYFVSYYDYYQPEAYVPQTDTYIEKDSSLNEEVERLRHSATNSLLTRRDVIVVATVSAIYGLGSAESYLERMVTLKVGEEIERDSLLRQLVGIQYARNDLAGTRGTFRVRGDTLEIFPKYEELAVRVEFFGDEIERLSTLHPLTGEVVSEDQEIFIMPASHYSAGPDTMERAISTIEAELADRLGELEREHKLLEAQRLRMRTSYDIEMMRQIGTCSGIENYSRHMDGRGPGTPPNCLLDYFPEDFLLVVDESHVTVPQIGGMYEGDMSRKRTLVEHGFRLPSAMDNRPLRFEEFVERIGQTVYLSATPGNYELARSDGFVEQIIRPTGLIDPEVIVKPTQGQIDDLMAEIKLRTERNERVLVTTLTKKMSEDLTDYLLENGVRTRYLHSEVDTLRRIELLRELRLGEYDVLVGINLLREGLDLPEVSLVSILDADKEGFLRSEKSLIQTIGRAARNVSGQVHMYADRITDSMAAAIDETNRRREKQVAYNKANNVDPMPLRKRIADITDMLAREDADTEELLSGGGRRRKSPVPALGADGEAGAHARKLAGMPAGDLADLVEELTSQMHAAAANLEFEVAARLRDEISELKKELRQMVEANR; this is translated from the coding sequence ATGCGTCCGGTCCATGAGCTCCAGCGTCGGGTGGCCCCGTTCCGGGTCGAGAGCGACTTCGACCCCTCCGGGGACCAGCCCGCGGCCATCGCCGACCTGGAACGCCGGATCAACGCCGGCGAGCAGGACGTGGTGCTGTTGGGCGCCACCGGCACCGGCAAGACCGCGACCATCGCCTGGCTGGCCGAGCGGCTGCAGCGGCCGATGCTGGTGATGCAGCCGAACAAGACGCTGGCTGCCCAGTTCGCCAACGAGCTGCGCCAGTTCTTCCCCAAGAACGCGGTGGAGTACTTCGTCTCCTACTACGACTACTACCAGCCCGAGGCGTACGTCCCGCAGACGGACACCTACATCGAGAAGGACTCCTCGCTGAACGAGGAGGTGGAGCGGCTGCGACACTCGGCAACCAACTCGTTGCTCACCCGGCGGGACGTCATCGTGGTGGCGACCGTGTCGGCCATCTACGGCCTGGGCAGCGCGGAGTCCTACCTCGAGCGGATGGTGACGCTCAAGGTCGGCGAGGAGATCGAGCGGGACTCGCTGCTGCGCCAGCTGGTCGGCATCCAGTACGCGCGCAACGACCTGGCCGGCACCCGAGGGACCTTCAGGGTCCGTGGCGACACCCTGGAGATCTTCCCCAAGTACGAGGAGCTCGCGGTCCGGGTCGAGTTCTTCGGCGACGAGATCGAGCGGCTGTCCACCCTGCACCCGCTCACGGGAGAGGTGGTCTCCGAGGACCAGGAGATCTTCATCATGCCGGCCAGCCACTACTCGGCCGGACCGGACACGATGGAGCGGGCCATCAGCACGATCGAGGCCGAGCTGGCCGACCGGCTGGGCGAGCTGGAGCGCGAGCACAAGCTGCTGGAGGCGCAGCGGCTGCGGATGCGCACCAGCTATGACATCGAGATGATGCGCCAGATCGGCACCTGCTCCGGCATCGAGAACTACTCCCGGCACATGGACGGGCGCGGACCGGGCACCCCGCCGAACTGCCTGCTGGACTACTTCCCGGAGGATTTCCTGCTGGTGGTCGACGAGTCGCACGTGACCGTCCCGCAGATCGGCGGCATGTACGAGGGCGACATGTCCCGCAAGCGGACCCTGGTCGAGCACGGCTTCCGGCTGCCGAGCGCGATGGACAACCGGCCGCTGCGGTTCGAGGAGTTCGTCGAGCGGATCGGGCAGACGGTCTACCTGTCCGCCACGCCGGGCAACTACGAGCTGGCCCGCTCGGACGGTTTCGTCGAGCAGATCATCCGGCCGACCGGCCTGATCGACCCGGAGGTCATCGTCAAGCCGACCCAGGGCCAGATCGACGACCTGATGGCCGAGATCAAGCTCCGGACCGAAAGGAACGAGCGGGTGCTGGTCACCACGCTGACGAAGAAGATGTCGGAGGACCTGACCGACTACCTGTTGGAGAACGGCGTTCGGACCCGCTACCTGCACTCCGAGGTGGACACCCTGCGCCGGATCGAGCTCCTGCGTGAGCTGCGGCTGGGGGAGTACGACGTCCTGGTCGGGATCAACCTGCTGCGCGAGGGCCTCGACCTTCCGGAGGTGTCGCTGGTCTCCATCCTGGACGCCGACAAGGAGGGCTTCCTGCGCAGCGAGAAGAGCCTGATCCAGACGATCGGCCGTGCCGCCCGGAACGTGTCCGGGCAGGTGCACATGTACGCCGACCGGATCACCGACTCGATGGCCGCCGCCATCGACGAGACCAACCGGCGCCGGGAGAAGCAGGTCGCCTACAACAAGGCGAACAACGTCGACCCGATGCCGCTGCGGAAGAGGATCGCCGACATCACCGACATGCTGGCCCGGGAGGACGCCGATACCGAGGAGCTGCTCTCCGGGGGTGGCCGTCGGCGCAAGTCGCCGGTGCCGGCGCTGGGCGCGGACGGAGAGGCCGGCGCCCACGCCCGCAAGCTGGCCGGGATGCCGGCAGGGGACCTGGCCGACCTGGTGGAGGAGCTCACCTCCCAGATGCACGCCGCTGCCGCCAACCTCGAGTTCGAGGTGGCCGCCCGGCTCCGGGACGAGATCTCAGAGCTGAAGAAGGAGCTGCGGCAGATGGTGGAGGCCAACCGCTGA
- a CDS encoding TerC family protein, translating to MHVHLYAWIITVVVMIAVLAIDVFIIGRRPHEPSMKEAGLFIGIFVSLAVLFGFGVWAISGARYAGEFFAGWLTEYSLSIDNLFIFVIIMTKLKVPRHLQQFALMVGIILALVMRGIFIAVGAAAIDRFSWVFFLFGAFLLYTAVKLVLDYLKEEDEEAPENPAMRYVKKHFKSTDDFRGTRLTVLQDGHRLITPMLFVIIALGSTDLLFALDSIPAIYGLTQEPYLVFTANVFALMGLRQLYFLIGGLLRRLVYLSIGLSVILAFIGLKLVLHALHEYHVVDFEVPIWLSLTFIIVTLTITTVASLVKSSNEENAKAAEELL from the coding sequence ATGCACGTACACCTCTACGCCTGGATCATCACCGTTGTCGTGATGATCGCGGTTCTCGCCATCGACGTCTTCATCATCGGACGCCGCCCGCATGAGCCGTCGATGAAGGAAGCCGGACTGTTCATCGGGATCTTCGTCAGCCTGGCGGTCCTCTTCGGCTTCGGGGTATGGGCCATCTCGGGTGCACGCTATGCCGGGGAGTTCTTCGCCGGCTGGCTGACCGAGTACAGCCTGTCGATCGACAACCTGTTCATCTTCGTCATCATCATGACCAAGCTCAAGGTGCCCAGGCACCTGCAGCAGTTCGCGCTGATGGTGGGCATCATCCTCGCCCTCGTCATGCGCGGCATCTTCATCGCTGTCGGCGCGGCGGCCATCGACCGGTTCAGCTGGGTGTTCTTCCTGTTCGGCGCCTTCCTGCTCTACACCGCCGTCAAGCTGGTGCTGGACTACCTCAAGGAGGAGGACGAGGAGGCGCCGGAGAACCCGGCCATGCGCTATGTGAAGAAGCACTTCAAGTCCACCGATGACTTCCGCGGTACCCGACTGACCGTGCTGCAGGACGGTCATCGGTTGATCACCCCGATGCTGTTCGTGATCATCGCGCTCGGCAGCACCGACCTGTTGTTCGCGCTCGACTCGATCCCGGCGATCTACGGTCTGACCCAGGAGCCGTACCTGGTGTTCACCGCCAACGTCTTCGCCCTGATGGGGCTGCGGCAGCTGTACTTCCTGATCGGCGGCCTGCTCCGCCGGCTCGTCTACCTGTCGATCGGACTGTCGGTCATCCTGGCCTTCATCGGGCTCAAGCTCGTGCTGCACGCTCTGCACGAATACCACGTGGTCGACTTCGAGGTGCCGATCTGGCTCTCACTGACGTTCATTATCGTCACCCTCACCATCACCACAGTGGCAAGCCTGGTCAAGTCCAGCAACGAGGAGAACGCCAAGGCGGCCGAGGAGCTGCTCTAG